From Kineosporia succinea, the proteins below share one genomic window:
- a CDS encoding cyclase family protein, which translates to MTAISGLLAALSSGEIEIIDVTAPLSPQTPILQLPPPFANTIPLSLEKVSDFDDDGPYWGWNNIHTGEHTGTHLDAPIHWASGREGHSVDTIPPARLIGPAVVLDLRAEVAADPDFLLEPAHLDAYVADHGPLPEGAWLLFRTGWAARGDDPVAFANADENGPHSPGVSVAGAQWLAASSISGFGVETVGIDAGQAGSLDPAFPVHYHLLGADKYGLTQLQNLDRLPRTGAMLVVAPLPIVGGTGSPARAFALVPRS; encoded by the coding sequence ATGACCGCCATCTCCGGCCTGCTCGCCGCCCTGTCCTCGGGTGAGATCGAGATCATCGATGTCACCGCGCCGCTGTCGCCGCAGACGCCGATCCTGCAGCTGCCGCCGCCGTTCGCGAACACCATCCCGCTGTCGCTGGAGAAGGTCAGCGACTTCGACGACGACGGGCCGTACTGGGGCTGGAACAACATCCACACCGGGGAGCACACCGGGACGCACCTCGACGCGCCGATCCACTGGGCCTCGGGGCGCGAGGGTCACTCGGTCGACACCATCCCACCGGCCCGGCTGATCGGCCCGGCCGTGGTGCTCGACCTCCGTGCGGAGGTGGCGGCCGACCCGGACTTCCTGCTCGAGCCCGCCCACCTGGACGCCTACGTCGCCGATCACGGGCCGCTGCCCGAGGGCGCGTGGCTGCTGTTCCGCACCGGCTGGGCGGCGCGCGGTGACGACCCGGTGGCGTTCGCGAACGCCGACGAGAACGGCCCGCACTCCCCCGGTGTCTCGGTGGCCGGGGCGCAGTGGCTGGCGGCGTCGAGCATCTCGGGTTTCGGGGTGGAGACCGTGGGAATCGATGCGGGACAGGCCGGTTCGCTGGATCCGGCCTTCCCGGTGCACTACCACCTGCTGGGTGCGGACAAGTACGGCCTGACGCAGCTGCAGAACCTCGACCGGCTGCCCCGCACGGGGGCGATGCTGGTGGTGGCGCCGTTGCCGATCGTGGGCGGGACCGGTTCGCCGGCACGGGCTTTCGCGCTCGTCCCGCGCTCCTGA
- a CDS encoding thiamine pyrophosphate-binding protein, whose protein sequence is MGTVAEQVGALLATLGVGHAFGVVGSGNFHVTNALRTHGVPFTAARHEGGAASMADGYARLSGRVAVVSVHQGCGLTNAMTGIGEAAKSRTSVLVLAADTASSAIRSNFRIDQDALVTSVGAVAERVHSAASAAADVQRAYRTAVEGRRTVVLNLPLDVQAATAIGPGTEPGAADPGAPEPGAAEPHAAEPGAPEPGAPEPGAAEPVPAPEAGTRSRPDRFRPAPVRPAQASVSALTELLGRAERPVFVAGRGALDAGHEIARLAVRSGALVATSAVANGLFRGDAFDLGISGGFSSPLVAELISGADLVIGWGCALNMWTMRHGSLIGPSARVVQVDDDVAALGAHRPVDLGVLGDCGATASDVLARLDGAAAGAAPTEGVTPTEGVTPTDGVTPTDGVAHAGEVTDGHAGAAGTPARPTGYRTEEVAARLRESRWWNQTPTPDLSTGERIDPRVLTSALDSLLPAERVVSVDSGNFMGYPSAYLRVPDEKGFCFTQAFQSIGLGLASGIGAALARPGRLGVVAAGDGGFLMSLPELETAVRIGRPLVVIVYNDAAYGAEVHHFGEDADLRAVSFPDTDIAALAAGFGATGVTVRGTDDLVGVERWLTDPRGVLVIDAKIASDGGAWWLAEAFRGH, encoded by the coding sequence ATGGGCACGGTCGCCGAGCAGGTCGGGGCGCTGCTGGCCACGCTGGGCGTGGGGCACGCGTTCGGGGTGGTGGGCAGCGGGAACTTCCATGTCACCAATGCTCTGCGGACGCACGGGGTCCCGTTCACGGCGGCCCGTCACGAGGGCGGGGCGGCGTCGATGGCGGACGGGTACGCGCGCCTGTCGGGGCGGGTGGCCGTGGTCTCGGTGCACCAGGGCTGTGGACTGACCAACGCGATGACCGGGATCGGGGAGGCGGCCAAGAGCCGGACCTCGGTGCTGGTGCTGGCGGCGGACACGGCCTCCTCGGCGATCCGCTCGAACTTCCGGATCGACCAGGACGCGCTGGTCACGAGCGTGGGGGCGGTGGCCGAGCGGGTGCACTCGGCGGCGTCCGCGGCGGCGGACGTCCAGCGGGCCTACCGGACGGCGGTCGAGGGCCGGCGCACGGTCGTGCTCAACCTGCCGCTGGACGTGCAGGCCGCAACCGCGATCGGGCCCGGCACCGAACCCGGCGCTGCCGACCCCGGCGCTCCTGAACCCGGCGCTGCCGAACCCCACGCCGCCGAACCCGGTGCTCCTGAACCCGGCGCTCCTGAACCCGGCGCTGCCGAACCCGTCCCGGCACCGGAGGCCGGGACCCGTTCCCGCCCCGACCGTTTCCGGCCGGCGCCGGTCCGGCCCGCCCAGGCCTCCGTGTCCGCCCTGACCGAGCTGCTGGGGCGGGCGGAGCGGCCGGTGTTCGTCGCCGGGCGGGGTGCGCTCGACGCCGGTCACGAGATCGCCCGGCTGGCGGTGCGTTCCGGCGCTCTGGTCGCGACCTCGGCCGTGGCCAACGGTCTCTTCCGCGGTGACGCGTTCGACCTCGGCATCTCCGGCGGGTTCTCCTCACCCCTGGTCGCCGAGCTGATCAGCGGGGCCGACCTGGTGATCGGCTGGGGCTGCGCCCTGAACATGTGGACGATGCGCCACGGTTCGCTCATCGGCCCGTCCGCCCGGGTGGTCCAGGTGGACGACGACGTCGCCGCCCTGGGCGCCCACCGGCCGGTCGACCTGGGGGTGCTCGGCGACTGCGGGGCAACGGCGTCCGACGTGCTCGCCCGGCTGGACGGGGCCGCCGCGGGAGCAGCGCCCACCGAGGGCGTCACGCCCACCGAGGGCGTCACGCCCACCGACGGCGTCACGCCCACCGACGGCGTTGCGCACGCCGGCGAGGTCACGGACGGGCACGCGGGCGCCGCCGGGACTCCGGCCCGCCCCACGGGGTATCGCACCGAGGAGGTCGCCGCCCGGCTGCGGGAGTCGCGGTGGTGGAACCAGACGCCCACCCCGGACCTGTCGACGGGTGAGCGGATCGATCCCCGCGTCCTCACGTCGGCGCTGGACTCGCTGCTGCCGGCCGAGCGCGTGGTGTCGGTGGACTCGGGCAACTTCATGGGCTATCCCTCGGCGTACCTGCGGGTGCCGGACGAGAAGGGGTTCTGCTTCACGCAGGCGTTCCAGTCGATCGGGCTGGGGCTGGCCAGCGGGATCGGCGCGGCGCTGGCCCGGCCCGGACGGCTCGGTGTGGTCGCGGCGGGTGACGGCGGGTTCCTGATGTCCCTGCCCGAACTCGAGACGGCGGTGCGGATCGGGCGGCCGCTGGTGGTGATCGTCTACAACGACGCGGCCTACGGGGCCGAGGTGCACCATTTCGGCGAGGACGCCGACCTGCGCGCGGTCAGCTTCCCGGACACCGACATCGCCGCGCTCGCGGCCGGTTTCGGGGCCACCGGCGTCACGGTCCGGGGCACGGACGACCTGGTGGGCGTCGAGCGCTGGCTCACCGATCCGCGGGGCGTGCTGGTGATCGACGCCAAGATCGCGAGTGACGGCGGGGCCTGGTGGCTGGCGGAGGCGTTCCGGGGACATTGA
- a CDS encoding ATP-binding protein: protein MDSFQAGGARFTLDAADETIARVLRGPGPHALLHDDGPGLSRLGLIARAEGDQVLLEGRITSQEPGFDGPLHQFMIGADYVAPVFEKLGRLLAGPGEEPAETLAQDGISAALFPGRALLDGRVTDRLVVRVARTAFGASTIGAIVHLMVTVAARRPGGADFLRGRHVRISAEAPAGPRAADPTPMTDDVRLADLGGLDEVVTQLRDVADSFRHPEVMARWGARRPQGILMWGPPGTGKTTLARALANEIGGTLEEVRSNDILDRWMGASERNIAKVFAQARRYTSPTVLLFDEFDSIVSYAGRPQGSADQAINSVAGIFKQEMNGLIEANPNVIVVATTNFPDRVDDSLIRSGRFDVKLAVPLPGAQARADILAKQIRALERRHTTDAFRLFAPDVSVPELAGHATGLSGADLAEVLRRAQLEKAMAEARGTAAGPITQSDLLRGIRHLNGAHT, encoded by the coding sequence GTGGACAGCTTCCAGGCCGGCGGCGCCCGTTTCACCCTGGACGCCGCCGACGAGACGATCGCCCGGGTCCTGCGCGGGCCCGGGCCGCACGCCCTGCTGCACGACGACGGCCCGGGACTGTCCCGGCTCGGGCTGATCGCCCGGGCCGAGGGCGACCAGGTGCTGCTGGAGGGGCGGATCACGTCACAGGAGCCGGGTTTCGACGGCCCGCTGCACCAGTTCATGATCGGCGCCGACTACGTGGCCCCGGTCTTCGAGAAGCTCGGCCGGCTCCTCGCCGGGCCCGGTGAGGAGCCCGCCGAGACGCTGGCCCAGGACGGGATCAGTGCCGCCCTCTTCCCCGGCCGCGCCCTGCTCGACGGGCGGGTGACCGACCGCCTCGTGGTGAGGGTCGCGCGCACCGCGTTCGGCGCGTCCACCATCGGCGCGATCGTGCACCTCATGGTCACGGTGGCGGCCCGACGCCCGGGCGGCGCCGACTTCCTGCGGGGACGGCATGTCCGGATCAGCGCCGAGGCGCCCGCCGGCCCCCGGGCGGCGGACCCGACCCCGATGACGGACGACGTGCGCCTGGCCGATCTCGGCGGTCTCGACGAGGTGGTCACCCAGCTGCGGGACGTCGCCGACTCGTTCCGGCACCCGGAGGTGATGGCGCGCTGGGGTGCCCGCCGTCCGCAGGGCATCCTGATGTGGGGCCCGCCCGGCACCGGCAAGACCACCCTGGCCCGGGCCCTGGCCAACGAGATCGGCGGCACGCTCGAAGAGGTGCGCAGCAACGACATTCTCGATCGCTGGATGGGCGCGTCCGAGCGCAACATCGCCAAGGTCTTCGCGCAGGCCCGCCGTTACACCTCCCCCACCGTGCTGCTGTTCGACGAGTTCGACAGCATCGTCAGCTACGCCGGGCGCCCGCAGGGCTCGGCCGACCAGGCCATCAACTCGGTGGCGGGCATCTTCAAGCAGGAGATGAACGGCCTGATCGAGGCCAACCCGAACGTCATCGTGGTCGCGACCACCAATTTCCCCGACCGGGTGGACGATTCGCTGATCCGCTCGGGCCGCTTCGACGTGAAACTGGCCGTGCCCCTGCCGGGGGCGCAGGCCCGCGCGGACATCCTGGCCAAGCAGATCCGGGCGCTGGAACGGCGGCACACCACGGACGCGTTCCGGTTGTTCGCGCCGGACGTGTCGGTGCCCGAGCTGGCCGGGCACGCCACCGGCCTGTCCGGAGCCGACCTGGCCGAGGTGCTGCGGCGGGCCCAGCTCGAGAAGGCGATGGCCGAGGCCCGGGGCACGGCCGCCGGGCCGATCACGCAGAGCGACCTGCTGCGCGGCATCCGGCACCTGAACGGGGCACACACCTGA
- a CDS encoding GGDEF domain-containing protein: MDRGGGVGSGGGGTVSSSVSSSMSGAGRARASAFYLAVCSLVAVVYLLFGSATTHAFVASAVHTSAVVAIVLGVRRHRPEHALPWYTLAGSTLLFTLGDAAFWWRSVWLHQDAFPSVSDALYIPSSLLLIAALLGFTRARRTGWDRSGLLDAAVLSTGAGLLSWLYLISPTAGAGDLSQPARLVSLAYPVVDLLALAVLVRLTIGTGRRPFAYRLLVGGVTTLLVTDGAYTLMQLAGTYETGGWTDVGWMASHVLMGASALHPSMPAVSEATPPVPEGVIGRGRLVALAAASLMAPLVLILEWLHRDPIDAPVIAAGSIVLYLLVLARLQGVMKQLAGLLDTAKSQANTDLLTGLANRRRFYALWETELAGATPTTALLYVDLDGFKPVNDTLGHQGGDAVLQAVAARISSVVRAGDVVARLGGDEFAVILPGADDVQAEAIAARILAAVSVPVVALGSPVRVGASIGVIVAPHGADPENEIQRADGAMYAAKSAGRGRVGRA; encoded by the coding sequence GTGGACCGTGGGGGCGGTGTGGGCAGCGGTGGGGGCGGCACGGTGAGCAGCTCGGTGAGCAGCTCGATGAGCGGTGCGGGGCGCGCCCGGGCGTCGGCGTTCTACCTGGCCGTCTGCTCGCTGGTGGCCGTGGTCTATCTGCTCTTCGGCTCCGCCACCACCCATGCCTTCGTGGCCTCGGCCGTGCACACCTCGGCGGTCGTCGCGATCGTTCTGGGGGTGCGACGGCACCGGCCTGAGCACGCCCTTCCCTGGTACACGCTGGCCGGCAGCACCCTGCTGTTCACCCTGGGCGACGCGGCGTTCTGGTGGCGGTCCGTGTGGCTGCACCAGGACGCGTTCCCGTCGGTGTCCGATGCTCTCTACATCCCGTCGAGCCTGTTGCTGATCGCGGCGCTGCTGGGCTTCACCCGGGCGCGCCGCACCGGCTGGGACCGCTCCGGGCTGCTCGACGCGGCCGTGCTCTCGACCGGCGCGGGCCTGCTGTCGTGGCTCTACCTGATCTCACCCACCGCCGGCGCGGGTGACCTGTCGCAGCCGGCCCGTCTGGTCTCGCTGGCCTACCCGGTGGTCGACCTGCTGGCCCTGGCCGTGCTGGTGCGCCTGACCATCGGCACCGGCCGAAGACCGTTCGCCTACCGGCTGCTGGTCGGCGGCGTCACCACCCTGCTCGTCACCGACGGCGCCTACACGCTGATGCAGCTGGCCGGCACCTACGAGACCGGCGGCTGGACCGATGTCGGCTGGATGGCGTCCCACGTCCTGATGGGCGCGTCGGCCCTGCACCCCTCGATGCCCGCGGTGTCCGAGGCCACGCCACCCGTCCCGGAGGGCGTCATCGGCCGCGGCCGGCTGGTGGCGCTGGCCGCCGCCAGCCTGATGGCCCCGCTGGTGCTGATCCTCGAGTGGCTGCACCGTGACCCGATCGACGCGCCGGTCATCGCCGCCGGCTCGATCGTGCTCTACCTGCTCGTGCTGGCCCGTCTCCAGGGGGTGATGAAGCAGCTGGCCGGTCTGCTCGACACCGCCAAGTCGCAGGCCAACACCGATCTGCTGACCGGGCTGGCCAACCGGCGCCGGTTCTACGCGCTCTGGGAGACCGAACTCGCCGGGGCCACGCCCACCACGGCCCTGCTCTACGTGGACCTGGACGGCTTCAAACCGGTCAACGACACCCTCGGGCACCAGGGCGGCGACGCGGTGCTGCAGGCGGTGGCGGCCCGTATCAGCTCCGTGGTGCGCGCGGGTGACGTGGTGGCCCGGCTGGGCGGTGACGAGTTCGCGGTGATCCTGCCCGGAGCCGACGACGTGCAGGCCGAGGCGATCGCGGCGCGGATCCTGGCGGCGGTCTCGGTGCCGGTCGTGGCCCTCGGGAGCCCGGTGCGGGTGGGGGCGAGCATCGGGGTGATCGTGGCGCCGCACGGCGCCGACCCGGAGAACGAGATCCAGCGCGCCGACGGGGCCATGTACGCGGCCAAGAGTGCCGGGCGGGGACGCGTCGGGCGGGCCTGA
- a CDS encoding GH1 family beta-glucosidase, which translates to MTQPTPGAAPRRFPSDFLWGAATSSYQIEGAVGEDGRGPSIWDTFARRPGAVVNGENGDVAIDHYHRSADDVKLMAGLGLNAYRFSVAWPRIQPTGSGAVNQAGLDFYKRLTDQLRDAGIAPALTLYHWDLPQPLQDAGGWPNRDTAHRFAEYAGIVAEALGDRVDLWITLNESWCAAYLGHLSGEHAPGVKDPAQALASVHTLNLAHGLGAAAVREKAGAAARIAISHNLQVNRAHTDAPDDRAAKTRLDLVNNEILLQPQLNGVYPEGLFEATARFTDWSFVRTGDLEIINAPLDAMGLNYYSTATVRAGEDPDRDPFQPTLVEGVARVRPEGEYTEMGWLVEPRGLTDLLLDIHRRRPGLPLYITENGAAFDDTVAADGRVHDDRRTAYLHAHLDAVGRALDAGANVKGYFAWSLFDNFEWSYGYGKRFGIVHVDYDTQVRTVKDSGRWYSQVASSGELPPLA; encoded by the coding sequence ATGACCCAGCCCACCCCCGGCGCCGCACCGCGCCGTTTCCCGAGCGACTTCCTCTGGGGGGCGGCCACGTCCTCCTACCAGATCGAGGGAGCGGTCGGTGAGGACGGCCGCGGCCCGTCGATCTGGGACACGTTCGCGCGCAGGCCGGGGGCCGTCGTGAACGGCGAGAACGGTGACGTGGCCATCGATCATTACCACCGCAGCGCCGACGACGTGAAGCTCATGGCCGGCCTGGGCCTGAACGCCTACCGGTTCTCGGTGGCCTGGCCCCGGATCCAGCCGACCGGTTCCGGCGCCGTGAACCAGGCCGGTCTGGACTTCTACAAGCGCCTGACCGACCAGCTGCGGGACGCGGGGATCGCCCCGGCCCTGACCCTGTACCACTGGGACCTGCCGCAGCCGTTGCAGGACGCCGGGGGCTGGCCGAACCGGGACACCGCCCACCGTTTCGCCGAGTACGCGGGCATCGTGGCGGAGGCGCTGGGTGACCGGGTTGACCTGTGGATCACCCTCAACGAGTCGTGGTGCGCGGCCTATCTGGGACACCTGTCGGGTGAGCACGCGCCGGGCGTCAAGGACCCGGCCCAGGCCCTCGCCTCGGTGCACACGCTCAACCTGGCCCACGGGCTGGGTGCGGCCGCCGTGCGTGAGAAGGCCGGCGCCGCAGCGAGGATCGCGATCTCGCACAACCTCCAGGTGAACCGGGCGCACACCGACGCGCCGGACGACCGGGCCGCCAAGACCCGTCTCGACCTGGTCAACAACGAGATCCTGCTGCAGCCCCAGCTGAACGGCGTCTACCCCGAGGGCCTGTTCGAGGCCACGGCCCGGTTCACCGACTGGTCGTTCGTGCGCACCGGCGACCTGGAGATCATCAACGCCCCGCTCGACGCGATGGGGCTCAACTACTACTCGACGGCCACCGTGCGCGCGGGGGAGGACCCGGACCGCGACCCGTTCCAGCCCACCCTGGTCGAGGGGGTCGCCCGGGTGCGCCCGGAGGGCGAGTACACCGAGATGGGCTGGCTGGTCGAACCGCGGGGCCTGACCGACCTGCTGCTCGACATCCACCGTCGCCGGCCCGGCCTGCCGCTCTACATCACCGAGAACGGCGCCGCGTTCGACGACACGGTGGCCGCCGACGGCCGGGTGCACGACGACCGGCGCACCGCGTACCTGCACGCCCACCTCGACGCGGTGGGCCGGGCCCTGGACGCCGGGGCGAACGTGAAGGGCTACTTCGCCTGGTCGCTGTTCGACAACTTCGAGTGGTCGTACGGGTACGGCAAGCGGTTCGGCATCGTGCACGTCGACTACGACACCCAGGTGCGCACGGTGAAGGACTCCGGCCGCTGGTACAGCCAGGTCGCCTCGTCGGGGGAGCTCCCGCCGCTCGCGTAG
- a CDS encoding glycoside hydrolase family 2 protein has protein sequence MQHHELTSGWTVTTTAGEVPDAARGTFAAAVPGCVLTDLLAAGAIPEPYDDAHEADLAWFHRTDWRYTASPDLAPPEPGERIDLVFDGIDTVATVRLGDTVLGRTENMHRSYRFDVTDLTARTSLTVDITSATTHAEALRSRLGDRPAVNVPRPFNFVRKMACSFGWDWGPDFRTAGLWKPVRVERWTTARLARVRPVVGSDTVEVHVDLERSGLETRSAVKVRVEVRGAGASTVVPADVDEAVLRLRVPDAPLWWPAGHGEQPLSELTVELSSGETVLDTWSRRIGFRTVEIDTGDDEHGTRFVILVNGRPVAVRGANWIPDDHFVTRITRDRLARRLDQALGANLNLLRVWGGGMYESDDFYELCDERGLLVWQDFLLACAAYPEEEPFRSEIEAEARENVVRLMPHPSLVLWNGGNENLWGHEDWGWKDLLGERTWGKDYAERLFGEIVAELDPSRPYSANSPFTPRRTPGQSHPNDADRGTHHQWDVWNRLDWSAYRSEIPRFCSEFGYQAPPSWRALTEHVHAADGRALTEVDDPYGDPTFLVHQKADDGTGKLERGMAPHTGVPERLEDWHWAAQLNQARAIRHAVEHYRSWWPRTAGWIVWQLNDCWPVVSWALVDSQERPKPVWFALRRASAPRALFLTERDGALGLVAVNDTDEPWTGTAEVRRSSFAGAELARRETRIDVPARSVQVIALPPELTTPHDAAEEILVAELGDERAVHTFAEDVDLKLDPAPLEATAVRVGGGYRIDVLAGSFASDVTVHPDRLAPDARVDDGVVSLPAGARTSFLVTTTADLDPADLTRAPVLRTANDLRAVAVRAASPATGPGGHMVSAG, from the coding sequence GTGCAGCACCACGAACTGACCAGCGGATGGACCGTCACGACGACCGCCGGGGAGGTGCCCGACGCGGCGAGGGGAACCTTCGCGGCCGCGGTGCCCGGCTGCGTCCTCACCGATCTGCTCGCGGCCGGGGCGATCCCCGAGCCCTACGACGACGCGCACGAGGCCGACCTGGCGTGGTTCCACCGCACCGACTGGCGCTACACGGCCTCGCCCGACCTGGCACCGCCGGAGCCCGGTGAACGGATCGACCTGGTGTTCGACGGTATTGACACCGTTGCCACGGTCCGGCTGGGCGACACCGTTCTGGGTCGCACCGAGAACATGCACCGCAGCTACCGCTTCGACGTCACCGACCTGACGGCACGGACGTCACTCACGGTCGACATCACCTCGGCCACCACCCACGCCGAGGCGCTGCGGTCGAGACTGGGCGACCGCCCGGCCGTCAACGTGCCCCGGCCGTTCAACTTCGTGCGCAAGATGGCCTGCTCGTTCGGCTGGGACTGGGGGCCGGACTTCCGCACGGCCGGGCTCTGGAAGCCGGTGCGGGTCGAACGATGGACGACCGCCCGCCTCGCGCGCGTGCGTCCGGTCGTCGGGTCCGACACCGTGGAGGTGCACGTCGACCTGGAGCGTTCGGGGCTGGAGACCCGCTCCGCCGTGAAGGTGCGGGTCGAGGTCCGGGGGGCCGGCGCGTCCACCGTCGTGCCCGCCGACGTCGACGAGGCGGTGCTGAGGCTGCGGGTGCCCGACGCCCCGCTCTGGTGGCCGGCCGGGCACGGTGAACAGCCCCTGTCCGAGCTGACGGTCGAACTGAGCTCCGGCGAGACGGTTCTCGACACCTGGAGCCGCCGGATCGGGTTCCGCACGGTCGAGATCGACACCGGTGACGACGAGCACGGCACCCGGTTCGTGATCCTCGTCAACGGCAGGCCGGTCGCGGTGCGGGGTGCCAACTGGATCCCGGACGACCACTTCGTCACCCGGATCACCCGCGACCGCCTGGCCCGGCGTCTCGACCAGGCGCTGGGCGCGAACCTCAACCTGCTGCGGGTGTGGGGCGGCGGGATGTACGAGTCCGACGACTTCTACGAACTGTGCGACGAGAGAGGACTTCTCGTCTGGCAGGACTTCCTGCTGGCCTGTGCGGCGTACCCGGAGGAAGAACCGTTCCGCTCGGAGATCGAGGCCGAGGCCCGCGAGAACGTGGTGCGGTTGATGCCGCACCCGTCGCTGGTGCTGTGGAACGGTGGCAACGAGAACCTCTGGGGCCACGAGGACTGGGGGTGGAAAGACCTGCTGGGTGAGCGGACCTGGGGAAAGGACTACGCGGAGCGGCTGTTCGGGGAGATCGTGGCCGAGCTCGACCCGTCGCGTCCGTACAGCGCGAACAGCCCGTTCACCCCGCGCCGCACACCGGGGCAGTCACACCCGAACGACGCCGACCGGGGCACGCACCACCAGTGGGACGTCTGGAACCGCCTCGACTGGAGTGCCTACCGCAGCGAGATCCCGCGCTTCTGCTCGGAGTTCGGCTACCAGGCACCGCCGTCCTGGCGGGCTCTCACCGAGCACGTGCACGCCGCGGACGGCCGGGCGCTGACCGAGGTCGACGACCCGTACGGCGACCCGACGTTCCTCGTCCACCAGAAGGCCGACGACGGCACCGGCAAGCTCGAGCGCGGAATGGCCCCGCACACCGGGGTTCCGGAGCGCCTCGAGGACTGGCACTGGGCCGCGCAGCTGAACCAGGCGCGCGCGATCCGGCACGCCGTGGAGCACTACCGGTCGTGGTGGCCGCGCACGGCCGGCTGGATCGTGTGGCAGCTCAACGACTGCTGGCCGGTGGTGTCGTGGGCCCTCGTCGACTCGCAGGAGCGGCCGAAGCCGGTGTGGTTCGCGTTGCGGCGGGCCTCGGCGCCCCGCGCGCTGTTCCTCACCGAGCGCGACGGGGCGCTCGGCCTGGTCGCGGTGAACGACACCGACGAGCCCTGGACGGGCACCGCCGAGGTGCGGCGCTCGAGCTTCGCCGGGGCCGAGCTGGCCCGCCGGGAAACCCGGATCGACGTGCCGGCCCGGTCGGTGCAGGTGATCGCCCTGCCTCCCGAGCTGACCACGCCGCACGACGCGGCGGAGGAGATTCTCGTGGCCGAGCTGGGTGACGAGCGGGCGGTGCACACGTTCGCCGAGGACGTGGACCTGAAGCTCGACCCGGCCCCGCTCGAGGCGACCGCGGTCAGGGTCGGGGGTGGCTACCGGATCGACGTGCTGGCCGGCAGTTTCGCCTCCGACGTGACCGTGCACCCCGACCGCCTGGCCCCGGACGCCCGGGTCGACGACGGCGTCGTGAGCCTGCCGGCCGGAGCCCGCACGAGCTTCCTCGTCACCACCACGGCCGACCTCGACCCGGCCGACCTCACCCGCGCCCCGGTGCTGCGCACGGCCAACGACCTGCGCGCGGTCGCGGTGCGGGCGGCCTCCCCGGCCACCGGACCGGGAGGCCACATGGTCAGCGCGGGCTGA